From the genome of Megachile rotundata isolate GNS110a chromosome 3, iyMegRotu1, whole genome shotgun sequence:
CAAGTATTATCGGTGCGTTCATCATTAGAAGTCGTTGAAGGATTATTAAATGTAGCAGTTATGATAGTAGATGTACGTCTTGTTGGCGGAGGAGGTTTAATCGCTTGCTGCATCGATCCTCTTCGAATCATTAAAGTAGATGCAGCACCAGGTACATTCCAAGTATTCTCATTTTGATTTTGAAGCGAATGCGAATGTGGTATTGTAGTTTGACTTCCATATCCACTGCTAGATTCAACGCTAGATTCTGAAGTTTGACTACCGCCATCTTTTTCCGTAACTTCagtctaaaaatataaatttgcatgTAAAAATGTAACTTGTTAAATTCAACAGACAGAAGTGCAAGTTTCGATATTTACCTTCTCGGCTCCTGGTGTTGACAGTGATGCAGGAGGTGGTGGTAACGGTAATTGCATTTCTTGAGCTCGACTTGCAGCTAAGTTCGCTAATTCATGCATATTCACGTACATAGGTTGTTGAAGTTGATGAGTTGCTAATTCTGCATTACATTAtaatgttacatattatttacataattattaaaataattaataaagataAATAGAAACCTTTTGCTAAATGTGCTGGCAGTGGTAATTTAGGTTTGCCCCGAGGACTTCCTGGAGGTTCATTCTTCAATGGAACTGTAGGTCGTTCTAAACTGGAACATCTATTCGGTATAGGAGGACGATTACTACCATTATTCCTACGTAGTTGTACTCTGGATGCTTGATTAGAGGAAGAAcatgaagaggaagaagaaactGGAGAAGCAGGTTGACTATGACAACAACCACTAACATCCGGAGCTTGGAATGTGTAGACGCTGAGTGCTGGTCTTTGATGGCCTTTTTCATAAGCTACAATAATAAGTCGTACGATATTAATGAAACGAAACAATTATaccatttttaaatacaaaattcaattaatcATCTTACCAGAAGATATAGTATGCGGCCGTTCGTTGACTGTGTTCTGATTTTGCCTATCATATTGAACTGACGTTTCCTGCAAGTCAGGCCAAGTAGCAGTAGTTACAGGTCTTGTTGTAGTACAACCAGTATTTTTATTAGTTTGAGAAGACACATTTGATACCTACGACAACACAATTTATCTTCAACAACATAACAAAAGCATTCATATTTGATTGATCAATGCTCTGTTTAGTGTTGCAAATAGAACAAAAAAATCGTGAAATGCTAGCAGGCAGCTATTTCCTAGCAACCTTACCTGATGTTCAGAAATTGGTTGTGTATACAATGTGTCCTGAGAAGTGAAGCCAGAGTCACGGGAACTACCGTTTGCCAAGTGGCGCAGCGTCATCAAACCGCTGATGCTGGAGGGCCTGACACCGACAGACTACAACGAGTACAACATCGACTACCACATACACTAAGCCGATGCCAAATGGCATTCATGCTATAATCTACGAGCAACTACTTGCTTCAAACAGCTAGTGCACATACAGTGAAACTAATGTGCCATGCATTATAAAAGCtaatatttttagtacaatGACTAAGCAgaaagaatgaaaatttaaaatttcaatgttttcgtgttttgtagaaattttcacCTGAGAGAGCGATCTATGCCACGGATGTCCAGATGGACTTGGGTGACTTTTGCAGGAACCACTGCTGCTACTTGTTAAAGAACTGATTGAACACATTGAACTTTTCCGTGACCCAAGAGACAAGGAAGGGCTCGATGGAGGTGTAGCAAGTGACCATTGTGTAACGTCGCAACCTTTTATATCTGTTATCACTTGTTCTGATGCAGGTGGTAAATGATGTGGAGAGGCTGCATGTCGTTGTAATTGATCAGAAACTTCTTGAAGATGCGTGAGTTCCATTAGCATTGCAATTTCCTCATCCTAAAGTTCATATGCGCACATTGTTAACATTATTATTGcgaaattatttgtattaattacaaTTCATTTTACTAACAAGTACTGGTTTCAAAAATCTAGCAAGAAGACAATATCTGCCTCTTTCTTCAAGTAAAGCTGCTCGAACAGCTTTTCTTTCAGTTTCTTCTAAACTTAAACGTTTCTCCTGAACTACTGCAGCTGAAGATTCTAACATTCGATTCAATTCGATGTCCCCTGTTAATGAACCATATCCTTGAGTTTGTCCTTGTAAATGTTGACTTTTACgtgcttttttcttttgtaaacgTAAAGTATCAGTAGATCGTTTTCTTAATTCTGCTTTTGCTTTTTTGTATTCTGAaatgaatgtaattttaaacataataaatatataaacaaaaaatacatttaaactttataaacgatctttataataaattgaacTGCTTTACTAACCTTTGGCATGTTCCTTATCTAAGTTTATTAAGGATTTTTTCCAATCTTCTAATTTTTCTTGAAGAGGTAATACCAAGCAGTCCATTATAGCACTAATAACAAATGATTCAAATAAAAATGGCAATAACTAACAACTCTAAATTATTAGAGTGCAATGTCAGACAATTACCTGGTAAATGATTTCATGCGTGTTTCTACTGCTTTATGCCTAAGACATATCCGTGTTAAAGCAGTACCAATCTCTTTCGTTGCACcttgattataaaaattgttcatttttaaatagatatattatttgtttaaataaaagaatttaagaataattaagatactttataaatgaaaattaaaaaagatgtacatttatatgtaatattgtaaatattgtaaaagatattGTAAAAAATGTTACCTCTTGCATTAGTAGCAGCATCAGCAATTTTTTGAAATGTTTCAAGATATGCAGATACAGCCAAAATAGCAGccctaaaataatattacatcactgtaaaatttttaactattacattatgaaattttatttagtattattatgtatgaaccatattatataGAAGTCTATCATAATTTCTATATACAAATTAGTTTATTAATATCATAAAGGTCAAAAACAATTAAGTTGTAATTAGTGCAGTCATTACCTTAAACATGAATGTAATTTAGTTGCTTTTGAAATTAAATCTTCCCATAATGGAGCCCCATTCTAAAAGCaaacatatttatatacatttttatttataaaaacaattatatatatCTTGTAAATGTTATAACTAGTTTATGTATGTTTCAAACATAAATTATGTtctatacaaatatttcaatatattaaataGACTCGTGCAATCGTGTACGCCTACCTATCTTCGCAGATTAGATAATTTTATAACTCAGGAAACTATTTTGATTACAATATTAAATGATTCTATAATTGCAAAAGTAATATGCGCTTTGATGAGTGAATGGTtagcatattttttattattatcatatatttatgatatattgCATCAAGTATCTTGAAATTGATTCTTACATACTGTgaacttattactaatatttataCACTTAAAGTATGACAAATATAATacgaaatattatatttaacaaaaatataataacatatacaAACAAgatgtgaaatatttaataattacatatagatgtgaaatatttaaaaattacaaatattttttctatatgTGTTATAGTTCATAGATCAGTTTGTTAATAGATTAccaatttacattaatttattaattaattattttgcataTAACATAAGTTGATTCTTCTATATTTTGTGCATCTTGATTATTCCTTCAAACATTAATTTATAAGTAAATATCAAGTAtactttattttcatattattcgGATGCTACAGCTTCATAGGCTCCACTTGAACTAGATCCATATTGTACAATGTATTATCACATGGTAACAGTTAAGTATGTCAGAGTTGAATTTGCTCTTATTTCCACAAGAATTACATTACCATGTATATCATGTTTATGCATGTTACATAGTgtcataataataaatttactaaGATTCTATATGCACTATTAATAATTAGTAAAaaaaagttaattttattaaaagttacaaaacaagtatgaaatacaataaataatactgtattgaaatttataatagaTTAGAGAGTGAGTAAATCGAATAATTGGAAAAGAAACAAATGCataaatttgggtaatttataATAGGAAGATATAagcgaaaataattaattaactgtgaaaaggtattttattttcaaaatatgtgaattgtacttttatatatgattttaaaaagatatgcaaaatatacaaattggaTATACATTTTTGTAGTTTTCTAGCAgcaaaacaaatttttcattttgataTATTTCATCAGTAATTTACAAACACATGTATTGCATGAACATCAACAGTCTAATTAATATTCCATATTAATATTCTCaggtaatattattatattgctcgagtaaaataaatgaaatttctgttcttatgtgaaatttgaaaaatatttcgtcGCTGTACCGTAAAACTAGGCCAAGTATAAATTAACTTTCTTCGTCCTTTTATCGCACTAAAATATCTGACTCGTTTCAAAGATTATATCAtacgaaaaataatattaaaaggaATATGCTGTCTTCTTCGCTTACAACGATTTCACAATATTTACGACATACAAGGATCGGTGTATCGGCGATGCGTCTTTGCTTGCATCATTACTTGTGCAAAGATacgaaacatacaaaaataatgaacagcaaaAACTGCAGTCGCTCTACAAAATAAATGTCGAATCTTGATACTGTCGACATTACTTACCTTCATGTCAGTTATAATCTGTTGAAAAAGGCCACCCAAAGCACTGCACTCCCTCTCAATTGTTGCATCCATCTTTTAGACTGTTCGAAATCTTTTTGTGTTACTTGGCCCCAATAAAGTTCTTCCGCATTAGAGTTGCAGGAAAGTTCACTTCGTGTCATCCATGTAAAAGCGTACAGAATTTTCGTACGAATATCGGCGATTCGGACAATGCGCCATTTTCGTAACAAGAGATTACAGTTTGAAGTAATACGCAAAAATACAATCAACTATATTCACATAAATtgctttttttattatatactcTGATTGATCTCGAATGGATTGATTCGAAAATCGAGCAATCACTATCAAAGTTTTATGAATACTTGCTCCGATTTGAAATCACAACAACGATTAGTTTCATAAAGAACGATTGTAAACACTAGGGACGGGTTTTACGACACAACACACTCATCTTGACGAGTATGGCTCACGTTTGCATCAATTGTTTTCGTTGCAATATCTGAATATCGGTGCCCCCTACGACGACCCCGTTCTAGAACTTTAAAATCGAGGATTCGGGGTATATCTAATCGTTATTCAGGGTAACGGCTCTCTTTACCCCTCTGACACGATCACTTCCGGAGTGTTGACTATTGAAAGAGGACATCCTGCATCTTTGCTCACTCATTCTGATTGGTTATTCACCAGAAGTATGGGGAAATGTTTGCCATACGTAGATTCTTATCTAATATTCGTTCCACGAAAGATCATACTCATCAAAtgacaaatttttgtttattctgCGCACGTCAATTCTGATTGGTTCGAGCAAGATCATTAATGAACAGTAATGCGCATGCACCTTCGCACCGTTCTCGACGCTGTATAACATATACCCGATGTCTTTTTATTTTCCACTTgcttaaaataatagaaaacttGATGTtgtaaagattaaaaaatttaggaatttagaaacggagaatttgaaaattttaaagattgataacataaaaacgtaacaatataaaaacacaaaaacataaaaatttgaaaatttaagtcaTAAGTTTAAAAATGATTGTTTTCGAAAATGAGTTTTGGCTCATAAAAGTTTTGGATGTCCTATCGtacatcattatcaatatatacgttttatatattttgtctaCCATGTATATGGTGATATAGTAGAAAGCACATAGTAAGTGGGACAATAATAAGTGGTGGGGAATCTAATGAAGTTAGCTGAGTTGCGCAAATTGAGTATGATCTATCGTGGTACGAACAATACTATCATTGTTCCTAGATTAACAGGTTCTTTATTATAAAAGGGAGTTTATAAACAGAGAATTTACGCATATTTCAAACGAAACGACAAATTATTTTAGAGAGCTAAAAAATATGAGtcttgtaattaaatataataaatcgtTTTACGATATTTTATGGACGTATATCGTCGAATTAGGTGAAACAACTTCtagcatttttaaattcattgctGTCGTTGTCGTAACTGGAGTTATTTCATACACACTTTACCGTTTTCATGGTagctatattttgaattttcaaattttttttagtagTCAAAGATTACATCGTAATTAAAATCTTActaattaatgttatattttgtatatgtatgtattacagAATAtggagaaatatttaaaattttttatttcagaatatcattataaaaaatttataagcgcgtcaaaacaaaattttacgcaatcGCAAgtcataaaaaattataatcgtTCCTTCGCTCGATGCCAAAGCATTATTAGTCATAAAGAAATGTTGAATGCGTTAGAATATGCAGCTAATGTAAATAGAATAAAAACtatttataaaatcatattctaaattataataataggctgtacaaaaaatgttattttgaataatatttataaatctttcatcttattattttatatgtttacaaaatatttatatatttgttttagAAATGCTCTGAAAAAGTGTATGCATTAAAGTGCATTGATGTAGTAGTTTGTTGTCCACAGTTATTAAATATAAGATCTCCATTAAATGGTTTAACACCTTTCCATCGTATTTGTTTCCAAGGACATACATATTTAATAGCATTTATGTTAGCAAAAGGTGTGCATTTATTAAAGTAATACAAATTTGAGCATACTATAATAgaaattagttattaatttataatcattcatacttgtttattaaatttgtataggTGCTGATCCTTTTGCTACCACTAATAGAGGGGAAAATGCTCTATGTATGGCTGTTTATCATTTGCTTAATAATCCAACAAAAAATGACTTTTCATGTCTTGAAATGCTCTTACAAACTGgttagttattttttatttgaaccttctgatttttaaatttatgttttaaGCTTTATTTTTCTACAGGATGTGAATTTGGTTTAAATAATGAATGGTATAGTACTTTACTAAAGATGGCctttaataataatcatacaaaattAGCACAATGGTTAATTGAACATCATAGTACATCATCATATAAAATCTTACGATGCTCTTCTTCACCACCAATTACAAACAATTATAAACTTAGTATGTAAATTTGTATGAAACAATTACTTTGATACTGTATTCattatatgtacaatttttaatttttaaattgtcaattacttacaattaatttattaataaatatataatatatgaaaattacaattgttattaaaataacgattgtaaataataaggaataaacagaataaatatatgattgtataataaaaatacaaagaaaatattatttaaattaagaacATTATTCAACGTAATTTTAATAGTTTCTgacaaattgtatttatatttaatattttaaactatttaaaataaaagaatgaaacAATAACATCATATATCGACTTTTattgttgaaaaattaaacaatgtgACATTCTTCAATATTCGCGCTTAATGGTAACGTCGTCAGTAGATGTTCAAGGAAAACAAATGCGGAGGAACTTATCTATACTGATAGTAAAATGCTTATTCTTTGACAATTTATTACGTCACGCAATATCCAATTATCAtgtgaaaatgttaatatactAAGTATAACGTGACATGTGTCATTGTATCAACGGATATAACgccgaaaaataaaattgaaggttAAAGAGATTTTAGTTAACAATGGCAAATAccggtttattaattttaacgaatcctacaaaaataacaaaattattaccaataattaaaaatcatgtATTAAAAACTCTGTATATTCAATACTTTCcggaaaagaatatattttcttctcgaaatcatacatttacaaattttccctGGAAAGTAAGTTCTTATGCTCAAACTGTTTCTAAAATTTATATGGATACATCCACTGTATCTCCACCACTAGATATTCGAGTATTACTTACAAGTATTAAAAATCCTAATTTGTCAACAATAAATACCAAGAAGCCTGTGGAAGTTGTTATTTTTGACCAAATTTATAGTAAGAATGAAGCTTCTACATTCATACAAGAGTATCTAGCTAATACTTCTATGGACTGCAGTTTTGTTACTTTTGATGATAATCAGGAAGAAGAAAAGGTAAACGACACTTGTATGAATCAGGATGGTATTAATGaggaaaaaatttataaaagtgtAGTACTTGGTGGTACATTTGATCGAGTACATAAtggacataaaatatttttaagtgacGCTGTATTGCGTTGCTCAGAAAAACTTACTGTTGGTGTAACCGAAGTAAACATGTTGTCTAGTAAGAGACttttatacataaaaatcatacaatttttttattccatAAACAATTATATCTTAAAtaacatgttttattttatgcagAAAAATTATTATGGGAACTTATAGAACCTTGCTGTACAAGGAtccaaaaacttaaaaactttttaGAAGACATTGATTTGACATTGACATATGATGTTGTACCAATAACTGATATGTATGGTCCAACTAAACATGATCCCACATTTGAAATGATAGTAGTTAGTGAAGAAACTAAGCGTGGAGgagataaaataaatgaagcaCGTATAGAaaacaatttaaacaaattgGACATACATGTTGTGAAACTAGCAAATGATGAAAACCACAGAAAtcatgaagaaaataaaattagttcTAGTAATCACAGAATAAGATTGCTGGGTACACAACTTCAACCTCGGGTATTTATTTTGTTAGATTTTTTCTAATgtaaaagtattaatttttgcATCATTTTtagagaataaaaaataaaccttTAAAACCTTACATTATTGGTTTGACTGGTGGCATTGCAAGTGGAAAATCATCAGTCATTGAAAAAGTAGAGAAATTGGGTGCTGGTCTTGTTAATTGTGATAAATTAGCACATGATTTATATTTACCTGGTAAAAAATGTTTTGATGCAGTAGTTGGACATTTTGGTTCTACTATCTTAACATCAGATGGATTTATTGATAGAAAAATACTTGGCAACATAGTTTTTAATGATAAAGTAAGTTCATATGTCATATTTTTTGTGTGTTCTGTAATTAAtatctgaaaataaatttgtttgtaggaacagttaaataaattaaataacattgttTGGCCTATAATTTTAGAAGAAGCAAAGAAACagataaatgatttttatacaAAAGGATTTGATGTAATTGTAATGGAAGCTGCTGTATTAATTCAAGCTAATTGGCAGGACTTCTGCCATGAAATTTGGACATGTATTATTCCACAAGAAGAGGTAAAACTATAATATTCTGTGTAGAACTGTTCTTGTTTTAgtgattgtacaatttatttcaattatttataatattttaggcTGTAAGACGAGTGatagaaagaaataaattaaccGAAGAAGAAGCCAAATTAAGAATTCAAGCTCAACCAAGTAATCTAGAACAGGTTAATGAAGCTAATGTAGTAATATGTACTTTATGGAGTCATGATATCACCCTAGAACAAGTGCAAAA
Proteins encoded in this window:
- the LOC100879224 gene encoding uncharacterized protein LOC100879224 isoform X3, with translation MDATIERECSALGGLFQQIITDMKNGAPLWEDLISKATKLHSCLRAAILAVSAYLETFQKIADAATNARGATKEIGTALTRICLRHKAVETRMKSFTSAIMDCLVLPLQEKLEDWKKSLINLDKEHAKEYKKAKAELRKRSTDTLRLQKKKARKSQHLQGQTQGYGSLTGDIELNRMLESSAAVVQEKRLSLEETERKAVRAALLEERGRYCLLARFLKPVLDEEIAMLMELTHLQEVSDQLQRHAASPHHLPPASEQVITDIKGCDVTQWSLATPPSSPSLSLGSRKSSMCSISSLTSSSSGSCKSHPSPSGHPWHRSLSQVSNVSSQTNKNTGCTTTRPVTTATWPDLQETSVQYDRQNQNTVNERPHTISSAYEKGHQRPALSVYTFQAPDVSGCCHSQPASPVSSSSSCSSSNQASRVQLRRNNGSNRPPIPNRCSSLERPTVPLKNEPPGSPRGKPKLPLPAHLAKELATHQLQQPMYVNMHELANLAASRAQEMQLPLPPPPASLSTPGAEKTEVTEKDGGSQTSESSVESSSGYGSQTTIPHSHSLQNQNENTWNVPGAASTLMIRRGSMQQAIKPPPPTRRTSTIITATFNNPSTTSNDERTDNTCDEVENLPPPPAFLLEGSSPTASPTPQRSISVSETVRTLTELRHTPASPSLLRKATGQTQAHNNTSATLPHNTVLQVTRSSVERSCAAIRSASQERGSNTTQVTGVSTSVNIQGQGPGGVGQSFMAVLSAKLINSNNTTTGNNTSNSPKSARKHSEQQISKNSKTPSGFLETLNAKLAQQQQNLQGNNTTSRSASVRRIMGNRVPIMDPLQVRDSLMDQIRKGTSLRKTSGPINDRSAPKIY
- the LOC100879224 gene encoding uncharacterized protein LOC100879224 isoform X2, encoding MDATIERECSALGGLFQQIITDMKNGAPLWEDLISKATKLHSCLRAAILAVSAYLETFQKIADAATNARGATKEIGTALTRICLRHKAVETRMKSFTSAIMDCLVLPLQEKLEDWKKSLINLDKEHAKEYKKAKAELRKRSTDTLRLQKKKARKSQHLQGQTQGYGSLTGDIELNRMLESSAAVVQEKRLSLEETERKAVRAALLEERGRYCLLARFLKPVLDEEIAMLMELTHLQEVSDQLQRHAASPHHLPPASEQVITDIKGCDVTQWSLATPPSSPSLSLGSRKSSMCSISSLTSSSSGSCKSHPSPSGHPWHRSLSQSVGVRPSSISGLMTLRHLANGSSRDSGFTSQDTLYTQPISEHQETSVQYDRQNQNTVNERPHTISSAYEKGHQRPALSVYTFQAPDVSGCCHSQPASPVSSSSSCSSSNQASRVQLRRNNGSNRPPIPNRCSSLERPTVPLKNEPPGSPRGKPKLPLPAHLAKELATHQLQQPMYVNMHELANLAASRAQEMQLPLPPPPASLSTPGAEKTEVTEKDGGSQTSESSVESSSGYGSQTTIPHSHSLQNQNENTWNVPGAASTLMIRRGSMQQAIKPPPPTRRTSTIITATFNNPSTTSNDERTDNTCDEVENLPPPPAFLLEGSSPTASPTPQRSISVSETVRTLTELRHTPASPSLLRKATGQTQAHNNTSATLPHNTVLQVTRSSVERSCAAIRSASQERGSNTTQVTGVSTSVNIQGQGPGGVGQSFMAVLSAKLINSNNTTTGNNTSNSPKSARKHSEQQISKNSKTPSGFLETLNAKLAQQQQNLQGNNTTSRSASVRRIMGNRVPIMDPLQVRDSLMDQIRKGTSLRKTSGPINDRSAPKIY
- the LOC100879224 gene encoding uncharacterized protein LOC100879224 isoform X1; protein product: MDATIERECSALGGLFQQIITDMKNGAPLWEDLISKATKLHSCLRAAILAVSAYLETFQKIADAATNARGATKEIGTALTRICLRHKAVETRMKSFTSAIMDCLVLPLQEKLEDWKKSLINLDKEHAKEYKKAKAELRKRSTDTLRLQKKKARKSQHLQGQTQGYGSLTGDIELNRMLESSAAVVQEKRLSLEETERKAVRAALLEERGRYCLLARFLKPVLDEEIAMLMELTHLQEVSDQLQRHAASPHHLPPASEQVITDIKGCDVTQWSLATPPSSPSLSLGSRKSSMCSISSLTSSSSGSCKSHPSPSGHPWHRSLSQSVGVRPSSISGLMTLRHLANGSSRDSGFTSQDTLYTQPISEHQVSNVSSQTNKNTGCTTTRPVTTATWPDLQETSVQYDRQNQNTVNERPHTISSAYEKGHQRPALSVYTFQAPDVSGCCHSQPASPVSSSSSCSSSNQASRVQLRRNNGSNRPPIPNRCSSLERPTVPLKNEPPGSPRGKPKLPLPAHLAKELATHQLQQPMYVNMHELANLAASRAQEMQLPLPPPPASLSTPGAEKTEVTEKDGGSQTSESSVESSSGYGSQTTIPHSHSLQNQNENTWNVPGAASTLMIRRGSMQQAIKPPPPTRRTSTIITATFNNPSTTSNDERTDNTCDEVENLPPPPAFLLEGSSPTASPTPQRSISVSETVRTLTELRHTPASPSLLRKATGQTQAHNNTSATLPHNTVLQVTRSSVERSCAAIRSASQERGSNTTQVTGVSTSVNIQGQGPGGVGQSFMAVLSAKLINSNNTTTGNNTSNSPKSARKHSEQQISKNSKTPSGFLETLNAKLAQQQQNLQGNNTTSRSASVRRIMGNRVPIMDPLQVRDSLMDQIRKGTSLRKTSGPINDRSAPKIY
- the LOC100879224 gene encoding uncharacterized protein LOC100879224 isoform X4; this encodes MDATIERECSALGGLFQQIITDMKNGAPLWEDLISKATKLHSCLRAAILAVSAYLETFQKIADAATNARGATKEIGTALTRICLRHKAVETRMKSFTSAIMDCLVLPLQEKLEDWKKSLINLDKEHAKEYKKAKAELRKRSTDTLRLQKKKARKSQHLQGQTQGYGSLTGDIELNRMLESSAAVVQEKRLSLEETERKAVRAALLEERGRYCLLARFLKPVLDEEIAMLMELTHLQEVSDQLQRHAASPHHLPPASEQVITDIKGCDVTQWSLATPPSSPSLSLGSRKSSMCSISSLTSSSSGSCKSHPSPSGHPWHRSLSQETSVQYDRQNQNTVNERPHTISSAYEKGHQRPALSVYTFQAPDVSGCCHSQPASPVSSSSSCSSSNQASRVQLRRNNGSNRPPIPNRCSSLERPTVPLKNEPPGSPRGKPKLPLPAHLAKELATHQLQQPMYVNMHELANLAASRAQEMQLPLPPPPASLSTPGAEKTEVTEKDGGSQTSESSVESSSGYGSQTTIPHSHSLQNQNENTWNVPGAASTLMIRRGSMQQAIKPPPPTRRTSTIITATFNNPSTTSNDERTDNTCDEVENLPPPPAFLLEGSSPTASPTPQRSISVSETVRTLTELRHTPASPSLLRKATGQTQAHNNTSATLPHNTVLQVTRSSVERSCAAIRSASQERGSNTTQVTGVSTSVNIQGQGPGGVGQSFMAVLSAKLINSNNTTTGNNTSNSPKSARKHSEQQISKNSKTPSGFLETLNAKLAQQQQNLQGNNTTSRSASVRRIMGNRVPIMDPLQVRDSLMDQIRKGTSLRKTSGPINDRSAPKIY
- the LOC100882949 gene encoding uncharacterized protein LOC100882949 — translated: MSLVIKYNKSFYDILWTYIVELGETTSSIFKFIAVVVVTGVISYTLYRFHEYHYKKFISASKQNFTQSQVIKNYNRSFARCQSIISHKEMLNALEYAANKCSEKVYALKCIDVVVCCPQLLNIRSPLNGLTPFHRICFQGHTYLIAFMLAKGADPFATTNRGENALCMAVYHLLNNPTKNDFSCLEMLLQTGCEFGLNNEWYSTLLKMAFNNNHTKLAQWLIEHHSTSSYKILRCSSSPPITNNYKLSM
- the Ppat-Dpck gene encoding bifunctional Phosphopantetheine adenylyltransferase - Dephospho-CoA kinase, which encodes MANTGLLILTNPTKITKLLPIIKNHVLKTLYIQYFPEKNIFSSRNHTFTNFPWKVSSYAQTVSKIYMDTSTVSPPLDIRVLLTSIKNPNLSTINTKKPVEVVIFDQIYSKNEASTFIQEYLANTSMDCSFVTFDDNQEEEKVNDTCMNQDGINEEKIYKSVVLGGTFDRVHNGHKIFLSDAVLRCSEKLTVGVTEVNMLSKKLLWELIEPCCTRIQKLKNFLEDIDLTLTYDVVPITDMYGPTKHDPTFEMIVVSEETKRGGDKINEARIENNLNKLDIHVVKLANDENHRNHEENKISSSNHRIRLLGTQLQPRRIKNKPLKPYIIGLTGGIASGKSSVIEKVEKLGAGLVNCDKLAHDLYLPGKKCFDAVVGHFGSTILTSDGFIDRKILGNIVFNDKEQLNKLNNIVWPIILEEAKKQINDFYTKGFDVIVMEAAVLIQANWQDFCHEIWTCIIPQEEAVRRVIERNKLTEEEAKLRIQAQPSNLEQVNEANVVICTLWSHDITLEQVQKAWDELMVFLSTQTKK